A stretch of Deltaproteobacteria bacterium DNA encodes these proteins:
- a CDS encoding HDOD domain-containing protein — protein sequence MRPPLGDSQRPMVNPVGVDALPRIKALVENRVDLPVMPRIAATVMREVANQASNADRLARLLSSDEALAARIMRVSNSTFYRRKLPTTTIQRAVVQLGRTMVRDLVVSLSSQSMYRKADALSERLWEHAIATGLACGLIAEQSRKAEKDEAFIVGLLHDVGKTVLMVND from the coding sequence ATGAGACCTCCGCTCGGTGATAGCCAAAGACCTATGGTAAACCCTGTAGGTGTTGACGCACTGCCACGCATTAAAGCTTTAGTAGAAAATCGGGTCGATTTGCCGGTAATGCCGCGAATTGCCGCCACTGTTATGCGCGAAGTCGCGAATCAAGCCAGTAACGCTGACCGCTTGGCCCGTTTGCTTTCAAGTGACGAAGCACTGGCAGCGCGTATTATGCGCGTTTCAAACTCGACATTTTATCGACGTAAACTGCCCACGACGACTATTCAGCGCGCGGTGGTTCAGCTTGGCCGTACTATGGTGCGTGATCTGGTTGTGTCCCTATCGAGTCAGTCAATGTATCGAAAAGCTGATGCACTCTCGGAGCGGCTCTGGGAGCATGCGATTGCGACGGGGCTGGCTTGTGGACTGATTGCAGAGCAAAGCCGGAAGGCTGAAAAAGACGAAGCGTTTATTGTGGGGTTACTTCATGATGTCGGTAAAACCGTTCTGATGGTTAACGACG